One part of the Phoenix dactylifera cultivar Barhee BC4 chromosome 4, palm_55x_up_171113_PBpolish2nd_filt_p, whole genome shotgun sequence genome encodes these proteins:
- the LOC103717842 gene encoding ABC transporter G family member 42-like gives MESVERAWDSINRSVEEAYSRTSFSGRSPMADDDEEALRRAAIENLPAIDRLRTGILRTVVDAEDGRMEYEHKKVDVRMLGLPERQEFIQRIFKIAEEDNERFLKKLRARIDKVGIELPTVEVRFENITVEAECHVGNRAVPTLFNAARNIAESAMGLLGISLAKRAHLTILKDATGIIKPSRMTLLLGPPSSGKTTLLLALAGKLDPSLKVRGDVTYNGFRFDEFVRQKTAAYVSQNDIHVPEMTVKETLDFSAMCQGVGTKYELLRELALREKQQDILPDPEVDLFMKATAMEGVKSSLQTDYTLRILGLDICADTIVGNDMMRGISGGQKKRVTTGEIIVGPTKILFMDEISTGLDSSTAFQIVKCLQQIVHLGEATILMSLLQPAPETFELFDDIILLSEGQIVYQGPREYVLDFFGSCGFRCPERKGAADFLQEVTSRKDQEQYWVDQTKPYRYVTVSEFAAQFKRFQVGQKLRKELSISFNKKKSHRAALVFSKQSVSSLELMRASFGKEWLLIKRNSFIYIFKTVQIIIVAIITSTVFLRTRMHSRTEDDGALFIGALIFGLITNMFNGFAELSLTITRLPVLYKHRDLLFYPLWAFTLPNFLLRIPITMLESVAWVGMTYYSIGFAPEASRFFKQLLIFFLIQQMAAGLFRLMAGVCRSMIIASTGGSIAVLSMFVLGGFILPKDVIPKWWIWGYWVSPLSYGFNALAENEMFASRWMDKFAPDGRRLGVAVLKDFNIFPDSNWYWIGAGTLLGFTVLFNVLFTFSLVYLNSLGKPQAVISEETAIEMETNQGGNKEPSRFRRTGSSKESIPRALPAKDGNRTLEMMTGHVSSRAISGSHNAPAWDMYTNAAAGVALKRGMVLPFTPLSMSFKEVNYYVDMPAELKQQGVTEDRLQLLKGVTGAFRPGVLTALMGVSGAGKTTLMDVLAGRKTGGYIEGDIRISGYQKNQATFARIAGYCEQNDIHSPQVTVRESLIFSAFLRLSKEVSDEEKIKFVEEVMELVELDSLKNAIVGLPGVTGLSTEQRKRLTIAVELVANPSIIFMDEPTSGLDARAAAIVMRTVRNTVDTGRTVVCTIHQPSIDIFEAFDELLLLKRGGQIIYAGPLGRNSHKLIEYFEAISGVPKIMDKYNPATWMLEVSSTAAEVRLGIDFAKHYKSSTLYRRNKALARELSKPLPGTNDLYFATQYAKSTFGQFQFCLWKQWWTYWRSPDYNLVRFFFTLVTALLLGTMFWRIAEKRDSSFDLVTSLGAMYAAVLFVGYNNCSTVQPVIANERTVFYRERAAGMYSALPYAMAQVVVELPYVFIQTVYYTLIVYSMLGFQWTAAKFFWFFYVTFFSFLYFTYYGMMNVSISPNPQVAALYAATFFTLFNLFSGFFIPRPKLPVWWRWYYWVCPIAWTVYGLIVTQYGDQEDVIKVPGHPDQTIKFYLKDHFGYDSDFMGIVATMLIGFTVLFAFVFAYGIKKLNFQQR, from the exons ATGGAGAGTGTGGAGAGAGCGTGGGACTCGATCAACCGGAGCGTGGAGGAGGCGTACTCGCGGACGTCTTTCTCAGGCAGGAGCCCCATGGCCGATGACGATGAGGAGGCGCTGCGGCGGGCTGCAATCGAGAATCTCCCCGCGATCGACCGCCTCCGTACCGGCATCCTCCGGACGGTCGTGGATGCCGAGGACGGGCGAATGGAGTATGAGCACAAGAAGGTCGATGTCCGGATGCTGGGGCTTCCCGAGCGCCAGGAGTTCATTCAGAGGATCTTCAAGATCGCCGAGGAGGACAACGAGCGCTTTTTGAAGAAGCTCCGAGCTCGGATTGATAA GGTCGGCATTGAGCTTCCAACGGTAGAGGTTAGGTTCGAGAACATCACAGTCGAGGCTGAGTGCCACGTGGGGAACCGAGCAGTGCCCACACTCTTCAACGCGGCAAGAAACATTGCCGAGTCCGCCATGGGGCTCCTGGGCATAAGCCTTGCGAAGAGAGCCCACCTCACCATCCTCAAAGATGCAACTGGAATTATAAAGCCTTCAAG AATGACACTTCTATTGGGTCCGCCTTCTTCTGGGAAGACGACACTTCTACTGGCTCTGGCCGGAAAGCTGGATCCAAGTCTGAAG GTGAGAGGAGATGTAACATACAACGGGTTCAGGTTCGACGAGTTTGTGCGACAAAAGACGGCGGCTTACGTTAGCCAGAACGACATCCACGTTCCAGAGATGACGGTCAAAGAGACACTTGACTTTTCTGCCATGTGTCAAGGCGTGGGCACCAAATACG AGCTACTAAGAGAGCTAGCGTTGAGGGAGAAGCAGCAGGATATTTTGCCGGATCCTGAGGTGGATCTCTTCATGAAG GCTACAGCGATGGAAGGTGTCAAAAGCAGTCTCCAAACGGACTACACCTTGAGG ATACTTGGGCTGGACATCTGTGCCGATACCATTGTGGGCAACGACATGATGCGAGGGATATCGGGTGGGCAAAAGAAGCGCGTCACCACAG GGGAGATAATTGTAGGTCCAACCAAGATCCTGTTCATGGACGAGATATCAACGGGTCTTGACAGCTCCACCGCCTTCCAGATTGTGAAATGCCTGCAGCAGATTGTTCACCTAGGCGAGGCCACAATCCTTATGTCCCTCCTCCAGCCTGCCCCTGAGACTTTCGAGCTATTTGATGATATCATATTGCTCTCTGAGGGACAGATAGTCTACCAGGGCCCCCGTGAATATGTGCTCGACTTCTTTGGGAGCTGTGGATTCCGTTGTCCTGAGAGGAAAGGTGCTGCTGATTTCTTGCAAGAG GTTACCTCAAGGAAGGACCAGGAGCAGTACTGGGTGGACCAGACGAAGCCTTATCGCTATGTAACAGTTTCTGAGTTTGCTGCACAGTTCAAAAGATTTCAGGTTGGCCAGAAGCTGCGGAAGGAGCTCTCCATCTCATTCAATAAGAAAAAGAGTCACAGGGCAGCTCTGGTCTTCTCCAAGCAGTCTGTCTCATCATTAGAGCTTATGAGAGCCTCCTTTGGCAAGGAGTGGCTTCTCATAAAGAGGAACTCCTTTATCTATATTTTCAAAACTGTTCAA ATTATCATAGTGGCAATAATCACCTCAACAGTGTTCCTGAGGACACGAATGCATTCAAGGACAGAAGATGATGGTGCCCTTTTTATTGGAGCACTTATCTTTGGCTTGATCACCAATATGTTTAATGGGTTTGCAGAGCTATCCCTGACCATCACAAGACTCCCAGTGTTGTACAAGCACAGGGATCTCCTCTTCTATCCATTATGGGCCTTTACCCTACCAAATTTTCTCTTGAGGATTCCCATTACGATGCTAGAGTCAGTTGCTTGGGTTGGCATGACTTACTACTCCATAGGATTTGCCCCTGAAGCCAGTAG GTTCTTTAAGCAGCTGCTCATCTTTTTCTTGATCCAGCAGATGGCAGCAGGGCTCTTCAGGCTTATGGCAGGAGTGTGCAGGTCCATGATCATCGCCAGCACTGGAGGTTCTATTGCTGTCCTCTCCATGTTTGTCCTCGGAGGTTTCATCTTACCAAAAG ATGTTATTCCAAAATGGTGGATCTGGGGTTATTGGGTTTCGCCTCTATCTTATGGATTTAATGCTCTAGCAGAAAATGAGATGTTCGCTTCCAGGTGGATGGATAAATTT GCACCTGATGGTAGGAGGTTAGGAGTGGCAGTGCTAAAGGACTTCAACATTTTCCCAGATAGCAATTGGTACTGGATTGGAGCTGGCACTCTTCTAGGGTTCACCGTCCTCTTCAATGTGCTCTTCACATTTTCACTTGTGTATCTAAATT CTTTGGGAAAACCGCAAGCTGTTATATCTGAAGAAACAGCGATTGAAATGGAAACCAACCAAGGAGGGAACAAGGAACCTTCGAGGTTTAGAAGGACtgggtcaagtaaagaatctATACCTCGAGCTTTACCAGCAAAAGATGGAAATAGAACCT TGGAAATGATGACTGGTCATGTAAGCAGCCGTGCTATCAGTGGTTCACACAATGCGCCTGCATGGGATATGTACACCAATGCAGCTGCCGGTGTTgctctgaagagaggaatggtTCTTCCATTCACACCACTATCCATGTCCTTTAAGGAAGTCAACTACTATGTTGACATGCCTGCG GAACTGAAACAGCAAGGAGTGACTGAAGATAGGCTCCAACTGCTGAAGGGGGTGACGGGGGCTTTTCGTCCTGGCGTTCTGACAGCGCTTATGGGTGTTAGTGGGGCTGGAAAGACAACCCTTATGGATGTTTTAGCAGGGAGAAAAACAGGTGGTTACATTGAAGGTGATATCCGAATCTCTGGTTACCAGAAAAACCAAGCGACTTTTGCAAGGATAGCAGGTTATTGCGAACAAAATGATATCCACTCTCCCCAGGTCACTGTTAGGGAGTCCTTGATTTTCTCAGCCTTCCTACGTCTATCGAAGGAAGTCAGTGATGAAGAGAAAATA AAATTTGTGGAAGAAGTGATGGAACTGGTAGAGCTTGATAGTCTCAAGAACGCGATTGTGGGCCTTCCAGGTGTCACTGGGTTGTCAACAGAACAAAGAAAGAGGTTGACGATTGCAGTTGAGCTTGTTGctaatccttcaataatcttCATGGATGAACCAACATCGGGTCTTGATGCAAGGGCAGCAGCCATTGTCATGAGAACTGTGAGAAACACTGTTGATACAGGAAGAACAGTTGTTTGTACAATCCATCAACCAAGCATCGACATATTTGAAGCCTTCGACGAG TTGCTATTGTTGAAAAGAGGAGGCCAAATAATATATGCTGGACCTTTGGGCCGTAACTCACACAAATTAATTGAATATTTCGAG GCAATTTCTGGAGTTCCAAAAATCATGGACAAGTACAATCCTGCAACATGGATGCTGGAAGTGAGTTCCACGGCAGCTGAAGTACGACTAGGAATTGACTTTGCCAAGCACTACAAATCATCAACGTTGTATCG GCGTAATAAGGCACTGGCCAGAGAGCTGAGTAAACCACTTCCAGGTACAAATGATCTCTACTTCGCAACACAGTATGCCAAGTCCACCTTTGGGCAATTCCAGTTCTGCCTTTGGAAGCAATGGTGGACTTACTGGAGGAGCCCTGATTACAACCTTGTTAGATTTTTCTTCACACTGGTCACTGCACTACTACTTGGAACAATGTTTTGGAGGATTGCTGAAAAGAG GGACAGTTCATTCGATCTTGTTACCAGCCTGGGAGCCATGTATGCCGCAGTTTTGTTCGTGGGATATAATAACTGTTCAACAGTGCAACCTGTCATAGCAAATGAGAGGACCGTGTTCTATCGAGAGAGGGCTGCTGGGATGTATTCTGCTTTACCATATGCCATGGCCCAG GTGGTTGTGGAATTACCGTATGTGTTTATTCAGACTGTGTACTATACACTCATCGTATACTCCATGTTGGGTTTCCAGTGGACAGCTGCAAAGTTCTTCTGGTTCTTCTATGTAACCTTTTTCTCCTTCCTCTATTTCACTTATTATGGAATGATGAATGTTTCAATCTCGCCGAACCCTCAAGTGGCTGCACTCTATGCTGCAACCTTCTTTACACTCTTCAACCTCTTCTCAGGCTTCTTCATCCCCAGACCG AAACTTCCTGTATGGTGGAGATGGTACTACTGGGTTTGTCCAATAGCATGGACAGTTTATGGGCTGATTGTAACACAGTATGGTGACCAAGAGGATGTTATCAAGGTGCCTGGTCATCCCGACCAAACGATTAAATTTTACCTCAAGGACCATTTTGGATATGACTCTGATTTTATGGGCATTGTAGCCACAATGCTGATTGGATTCACTGTCTTATTCGCATTTGTATTTGCTTACGGCATCAAGAAATTAAATTTCCAACAAAGATAG